The proteins below are encoded in one region of Centropristis striata isolate RG_2023a ecotype Rhode Island chromosome 12, C.striata_1.0, whole genome shotgun sequence:
- the srp72 gene encoding signal recognition particle subunit SRP72 yields MASGGVSVASLWTEVNRCGQNGDFTRALKALTKILHENRDDVTALHCKIVCLVQNGSFKEALNVMNTHSKLLGSDVVFEKAYCEYRLNRVESALKTIESAPEQTDKLKELYGQVLYRLERYDDCKSVYTDLIRNSQDEYEEERKTNLAAVVASMSQWEEVPLEDLGLPESTYELCYNAACALIGHGQLTEALNKLRQAEELCRVSLADDSDVTEEDIESELAVIHSQMAYIMQLQGRTDEALQLYNQVIKLKPSDVGLLAVTANNIITINKDQNVFDSKKKVKLTNAEGVEYKLAKKQLQAIDFNKALLAMYTNQADQCRKLSSSLQSQNPGHPRPVLIQVAQLCREKQHSRAIELLQQFSDQHPESASGIKLTMAQLYLIQGHVTKACDVLRSIEEFKHKSGMISALVTMYSHEEDIDSAIEVFKQAIEHYQSEQPGSAAHLALVREAANFKLKYGRKKEAISDLEQLWKQNTNDIHTLAQLISAYSLVDTDKAKSLSKHLPSADTMAFNVDVDELENSHGATYVRKKAAKVTGENLPKEQSQGEIKKKRKKKRGKLPKNYDPKANPDLERWLPMRERSYYRGKKKGKKKEQIGKGTQGATAGATAELDASKTATSPPTSPRPGSASGSTTAPASNVVPPRQQKPAASGATRKKAPQKKKKGGKGGW; encoded by the exons TTCTGCATGAAAACAGGGACGATGTGACGGCcctccactgtaaaatagttTGCCTTGTTCAGAATGGCAGCTTCAAAGAGGCGTTGAATGTCATGAACACCCACTCAAAGTTGCTCGGCAG TGATGTTGTGTTTGAGAAGGCATACTGCGAGTACCGGCTTAACAGAGTCGAAAGCGCCCTGAAGACCATTGAAAGTGCTCCTGAACAAACGGACAAGCTGAAGGAGCTCTATGGTCAAGTG TTGTACAGACTAGAGCGGTACGATGACTGCAAGTCCGTCTACACAGACCTGATCAGGAACTCTCAGGATGAGtacgaggaggagaggaagaccAACCTTGCTGCTGTGGTGGCTTCTATGAGTCAGTGGGAAGAAGTTCCGTTG gaAGATTTAGGTCTTCCCGAGTCCACATATGAGCTGTGCTACAATGCTGCCTGCGCCCTGATTGGCCATGGACAACTCACAGAGGCCCTCAATAAACTACGACAAGCAGAGG aGCTTTGCAGAGTCTCTTTGGCAGATGATTCT GATGTGACTGAGGAGGACATTGAGTCAGAGCTGGCCGTCATCCATTCTCAGATGGCGTACATCATGCAGTTACAAGGTCGGACAGACGAGGCTCTGCAGCTTTACAACCAGGTCATCAAGCTCAA GCCATCGGATGTGGGGCTGCTTGCTGTGACTGCCAACAATATCATTACAATAAACAAG GACCAAAACGTGTTCGACTCAAAGAAAAAGGTGAAACTGACGAACGCTGAAGGTGTTGAATACAAGCTGGCGAAGAAGCAGCTGCAGGCCATCGACTTCAACAAAGCCCTCCTGGCCATGTACACTAACCAG GCTGACCAGTGCAGGAAACTGTCATCCAGTCTTCAGTCTCAGAATCCGGGTCACCCGCGGCCGGTCCTCATCCAGGTTGCTCAACTGTGCAGAGAGAAGCAGCACAGCAGAGCCATCGAGCTGCTCCAG caATTCTCAGACCAGCATCCTGAGAGTGCATCTGGCATTAAACTCACAATGGCACAACTCTATTTAATACAAG GTCACGTAACAAAAGCTTGTGATGTTCTAAGGTCCATTGAAGAGTTCAAGCACAAATCAGGGATG ATTTCAGCTTTGGTAACGATGTACTCCCATGAAGAAGACATCGACAGCGCTATTGAGGTTTTCAAACAAGCTATTGAGCACTACCAGTCTGAACAG CCAGGATCTGCTGCACACTTGGCGCTTGTACGAGAAGCTGCCAATTTCAAACTGAAGTACGGACGGAAAAAAGAAGCTATTAGTGATCTGGAGCAGCTGTGGAA acaaaacaccAACGACATCCACACACTGGCACAACTCATCTCGGCGTATTCTCTGGTGGACACGGATAAAGCCAAATC CCTCAGCAAGCACCTGCCATCTGCAGACACAATGGCCTTCAATGTGGACGTGGATGAGCTGGAGAACTCCCACGGAGCAACTTATGTCAGGAAAAAGGCTGCTAAGGTCACCGGAGAAAACCTTCCCAAAGAACAAAG ccaAGGCGAgatcaaaaagaagaggaagaagaagagag GCAAACTGCCCAAAAACTATGACCCCAAAGCAAACCCTGACCTTGAGAGGTGGCTGCCCATGAGGGAGCGCTCCTACTACAGAGGCAAGAAGAAGGGAAAGAAGAAGGAGCAGATAGGAAAAGGCACGCAGGGAGCGACCGCAGGAGCAACGGCCGAGCT AGATGCCAGCAAGACAGCCACCAGCCCCCCTACCTCCCCCAGACCCGGCTCTGCATCCGGCTCAACTACAGCCCCCGCCAGCAACGTGGTCCCCCCACGACAGCAGAAACCTGCAGCCTCGGGGGCCACACGCAAGAAGGCAccacagaaaaagaagaagggagGCAAAGGAGGCTGGTAG